A section of the Nitrospirota bacterium genome encodes:
- a CDS encoding type II toxin-antitoxin system RelE/ParE family toxin encodes MIVSFSHKGLERFFQTGSTAGIQAIHANRLKSILAVLEAADSVECMSLPSLKLHRLKGQQRDIWSVTVQANWRVTFRFTGGNAEIVNYEDYH; translated from the coding sequence ATGATCGTATCGTTCAGTCACAAAGGGCTTGAGCGGTTTTTCCAAACGGGCAGCACTGCCGGCATTCAGGCAATCCATGCCAATAGGTTGAAATCCATACTGGCCGTGCTTGAAGCTGCTGACTCTGTAGAATGCATGAGCCTGCCGTCCCTGAAACTGCATCGCCTCAAAGGACAGCAAAGAGACATCTGGTCTGTTACCGTGCAGGCAAATTGGAGAGTTACCTTCCGTTTTACCGGAGGTAATGCAGAGATTGTGAATTATGAAGACTACCATTGA
- a CDS encoding HigA family addiction module antidote protein: MKMYNPPHPGEVLQTLCLEPLNLSITQAAKLLGVTRKTVSKIVNGHGAITPEMALRLEIVFGSTAQTWMNMQTAYDLWHMAKMRKSLKASLHPVAA; encoded by the coding sequence ATGAAGATGTATAATCCGCCGCACCCCGGAGAGGTCCTTCAGACGCTTTGCCTGGAACCTCTTAACCTTTCCATAACCCAAGCAGCAAAGCTGCTTGGGGTGACCCGCAAGACCGTATCGAAGATCGTTAATGGTCATGGAGCAATAACCCCTGAAATGGCGCTGAGGCTCGAAATAGTCTTTGGCTCAACAGCGCAGACATGGATGAATATGCAGACTGCTTACGATCTGTGGCATATGGCCAAGATGCGCAAATCCCTGAAGGCCTCTCTTCATCCTGTAGCTGCATAG